A genomic window from Syntrophorhabdaceae bacterium includes:
- a CDS encoding sugar transferase, translating to MNNILKRIFDIAAATMGLIALSPLLLYLVVRIKRGSPGPIFYRGVRVGRKGKTFRIFKFRTMVVDAEKIGGPSTSDDDPRVTGAGKVMRDYKLDELPQLLNVLKGEMSIIGPRPEVPSEVETYSEREKRIFEVRPGITDWASLEFHNEGEILKGAADPHAAYREKIKPEKIKLALKYVDEQNMMTDMKILFKTLGTLIKTRTNGESA from the coding sequence ATGAATAATATATTAAAACGGATATTTGATATTGCTGCAGCAACAATGGGACTGATCGCACTGAGCCCTTTACTCCTTTACCTCGTGGTGAGAATAAAACGGGGTTCTCCCGGTCCCATATTCTACAGGGGCGTCAGGGTCGGGAGGAAAGGCAAGACTTTTAGAATTTTCAAATTCAGGACCATGGTGGTGGATGCGGAGAAGATCGGCGGGCCTTCTACCTCCGACGACGATCCCCGCGTCACCGGGGCCGGGAAGGTGATGCGGGATTACAAGCTGGATGAATTGCCCCAACTGCTCAATGTCCTTAAGGGGGAGATGAGCATTATCGGGCCGAGACCTGAAGTCCCTTCCGAGGTGGAAACCTACAGCGAAAGAGAAAAACGTATATTCGAAGTGAGACCGGGGATCACCGATTGGGCGTCCCTCGAGTTCCACAATGAAGGCGAGATACTGAAAGGAGCAGCCGATCCCCACGCGGCGTACAGAGAGAAGATCAAGCCGGAGAAGATTAAGCTGGCCCTGAAATATGTTGACGAGCAAAACATGATGACTGATATGAAAATTCTGTTCAAGACCCTTGGTACCCTTATTAAAACGAGGACAAATGGTGAAAGTGCATGA
- a CDS encoding transketolase: protein MTTSCDIGRLSEISKTIRREILELIYRTRSPHIGPSFSIVEVLVALYFKYLNVDPADPSKADRDRLIMSKGHACLTLYTVLKERGFLSADDLKGFAKNGGTLEQHPNRDVSKGIELSTGSLGHGLSVGAGMAFAAKKDGKKQRVFVILGDGELNEGAIWEAVMFASQHKLNNLVSVVDCNGMQALGYTKDIIDLAHLSDTWKSFGWAVREVNGHNLAEVCTSLEGLPFSEDKPNVILARTVKGKGVSFMENKLLWHYRAPDEREYEAAIKELNNA, encoded by the coding sequence ATGACGACCAGTTGCGACATCGGCCGGTTGAGCGAGATTTCCAAAACTATCAGAAGAGAGATACTGGAGCTGATCTATCGGACGAGAAGCCCCCACATAGGGCCTTCCTTTTCGATCGTTGAAGTCCTGGTAGCCCTTTATTTCAAATATTTGAACGTTGATCCCGCGGACCCGTCAAAAGCCGACAGGGACAGGCTCATAATGAGCAAGGGCCATGCATGCCTGACCCTCTACACGGTCCTCAAGGAAAGGGGTTTCCTGAGCGCCGATGATTTGAAGGGGTTCGCCAAGAATGGCGGGACCCTGGAACAACACCCGAACCGCGATGTTTCAAAAGGTATAGAGCTTTCAACGGGATCCCTGGGGCATGGTCTGTCGGTAGGTGCCGGGATGGCATTTGCGGCCAAAAAAGATGGAAAAAAGCAGAGGGTTTTCGTGATCCTGGGTGATGGGGAACTGAATGAGGGAGCGATTTGGGAAGCAGTCATGTTCGCTTCCCAGCATAAACTCAATAACCTGGTGAGCGTGGTGGACTGCAACGGCATGCAGGCCCTTGGCTACACGAAAGACATAATCGATCTCGCCCATTTATCCGATACGTGGAAATCCTTCGGATGGGCCGTACGGGAGGTTAACGGACACAACCTCGCGGAAGTGTGCACGTCTTTAGAAGGTCTGCCTTTTTCGGAAGATAAGCCCAATGTCATTTTAGCCCGTACCGTAAAAGGCAAGGGCGTCTCATTCATGGAAAATAAGCTGCTATGGCATTATCGCG